The following coding sequences are from one Muntiacus reevesi chromosome 17, mMunRee1.1, whole genome shotgun sequence window:
- the ARHGEF39 gene encoding rho guanine nucleotide exchange factor 39 isoform X3: MESPAPGARYPVQEQRARWERKRSCTARELLETERRYQEQLGLVATVRPVSRRGRGPQGEGACLRVLRGNFESQRHPATTGAPGPLWALGTHLRRQPEQLKKNKHFRRFVRLQEGRPEFAGLQLQDLLPLPLQRLQQYENFAVALAENTSPNSPDHKQLTRAAQLISETAQRVHTIAQKQKNEQHLQRVQALLSGRQAKGLISGRWFLRQGWLLVVPPRGEPRPRMFFLFSDALLMAKPRPPLHLLQSGTFACRALYPMAECQLHRVFGHSGGPCGGLLSQPEELEESYKFQSPGYHGDRSESGYKGISLTKHRLFMV; the protein is encoded by the exons ATGGAGAGCCCGGCGCCCGGCGCCCGGTACCCCGTGCAAGAGCAGCGTGCCCGTTGGGAGCGGAAGCGCTCCTGCACTGCGCGGGAGCTGCTGGAGACCGAGCGGCGCTACCAGGAACAGCTGGGGCTGGTGGCCACGGTGCGACCCGTCTCCCGTAGGGGGCGGGGACCCCAGGGAGAGGGAGCGTGCCTGCGAG TACTTCGTGGCAATTTTGAGAGCCAAAGGCACCCTGCGACCACCGGAGCGCCAGGCCCTCTTTGGGCCCTGGGAACTCATTTACGGCGCCAGCCA GAGCAACTAAAGAAGAACAAACATTTCCGGAGATTTGTGCGACTTCAGGAAGGCCGCCCTGAGTTTGCTGGCCTTCAGCTCCAGGAcctgctccctctgcctctgcAGAGGCTCCAGCA GTATGAGAATTTTGCTGTTGCTTTGGCTGAAAACACAAGTCCCAACAGCCCTGACCACAAACAGCTCACAA GGGCTGCCCAGCTGATAAGTGAGACTGCCCAGAGAGTCCACACCATCGCTCAGAAACAGAAGAATGAACAGCATCTCCAGCGTGTCCAGGCTCTGCTGAGTGGACGGCAAGCAAAGGGACTTATTTCAG GTCGCTGGTTCCTACGCCAGGGATGGCTGTTGGTGGTGCCTCCCCGAGGGGAGCCTCGGCCCCGAAtgttcttcctcttctctgatgCACTCCTCATGGCCAAGCCTCGACCCCCATTGCATCTGCTGCAGAGTGGCACCTTTGCCTGCCGGGCCCTCTACCCCATGGCCGAGTGTCAACTCCACAGGGTCTTTGGCCACTCAGGAGGCCCTTGTGGTGGACTGCTCAGC CAGCCAGAAGAACTAGAGGAATCTTACAAATTCCAGAGTCCAGGATACCATGGGGATAGGTCAGAATCAGGGTACAAAGGAATCTCACTAACAAAACACAGACTCTTCATGGTTTAA
- the SIT1 gene encoding signaling threshold-regulating transmembrane adapter 1, with protein MTKAGHGSLCNCTEKLLTGIPSLSDGWGLWALSGAVTLLLLISLAVHLFQWTSGRSRSHPGHGRSGESVEDVPLYGNLHYLQTGRLSREPGSGPQDAAPGGPAGAAEEVMCYTSLQLRPPQGWVPSPGSPIKYSEVVLDSEPKPQASDPEPELYASVCAQGRRARASFPDQAYANSHPAPS; from the exons ATGACTAAAGCAGGCCACGGCAGTTTGTGCAATTGCACGGAGAAGCTACTGACCG GAATCCCCTCTCTGAGTGACGGCTGGGGGCTGTGGGCCCTCTCAGGGGCTGTGACCCTGCTGCTCCTCATCTCACTGGCTGTGCACCTGTTCCAGTGGACCAGTGGCCGGAGCAGGAGCCACCCAGGACACGGACG CTCTGGGGAGTCTGTGGAAGACGTTCCTCTGTATGGGAACCTGCATTATCTGCAGACAG GACGGCTGTCTCGGGAACCAGGGTCAGGCCCACAGGATGCAGCCCCTGGAGGCCCTGCCGGG GCTGCAGAGGAGGTGATGTGCTATACCAGCCTGCAGCTGCGGCCTCCTCAAGGCTGGGTCCCCAGCCCTGGAAGCCCTATCAAGTACTCGGAGGTGGTGCTGGACTCCGAGCCAAAGCCCCAGGCCTCAGACCCTGAGCCAGAGCTCTACGCCTCTGTGTGTGCCCAGGGGCGCAGGGCCCGAGCTTCGTTTCCAGACCAGGCCTATGCCAACAGCCATCCCGCACCCAGCTGA
- the ARHGEF39 gene encoding rho guanine nucleotide exchange factor 39 isoform X2: protein MESPAPGARYPVQEQRARWERKRSCTARELLETERRYQEQLGLVATYFVAILRAKGTLRPPERQALFGPWELIYGASQQLLPYLEGGRWGQGLEGFCNHLELYTQFAANVERSQTILQEQLKKNKHFRRFVRLQEGRPEFAGLQLQDLLPLPLQRLQQYENFAVALAENTSPNSPDHKQLTRAAQLISETAQRVHTIAQKQKNEQHLQRVQALLSGRQAKGLISGRWFLRQGWLLVVPPRGEPRPRMFFLFSDALLMAKPRPPLHLLQSGTFACRALYPMAECQLHRVFGHSGGPCGGLLSLSFPHEKLLLMSTDQEELSHWYHSLTLAISSQKN from the exons ATGGAGAGCCCGGCGCCCGGCGCCCGGTACCCCGTGCAAGAGCAGCGTGCCCGTTGGGAGCGGAAGCGCTCCTGCACTGCGCGGGAGCTGCTGGAGACCGAGCGGCGCTACCAGGAACAGCTGGGGCTGGTGGCCACG TACTTCGTGGCAATTTTGAGAGCCAAAGGCACCCTGCGACCACCGGAGCGCCAGGCCCTCTTTGGGCCCTGGGAACTCATTTACGGCGCCAGCCA ACAGCTGCTTCCTTACCTCGAAGGAGGGCGCTGGGGACAGGGGTTGGAAGGCTTCTGCAACCACCTGGAGCTCTACACCCAATTTGCTGCCAATGTTGAGAGGTCCCAGACCATCCTGCAG GAGCAACTAAAGAAGAACAAACATTTCCGGAGATTTGTGCGACTTCAGGAAGGCCGCCCTGAGTTTGCTGGCCTTCAGCTCCAGGAcctgctccctctgcctctgcAGAGGCTCCAGCA GTATGAGAATTTTGCTGTTGCTTTGGCTGAAAACACAAGTCCCAACAGCCCTGACCACAAACAGCTCACAA GGGCTGCCCAGCTGATAAGTGAGACTGCCCAGAGAGTCCACACCATCGCTCAGAAACAGAAGAATGAACAGCATCTCCAGCGTGTCCAGGCTCTGCTGAGTGGACGGCAAGCAAAGGGACTTATTTCAG GTCGCTGGTTCCTACGCCAGGGATGGCTGTTGGTGGTGCCTCCCCGAGGGGAGCCTCGGCCCCGAAtgttcttcctcttctctgatgCACTCCTCATGGCCAAGCCTCGACCCCCATTGCATCTGCTGCAGAGTGGCACCTTTGCCTGCCGGGCCCTCTACCCCATGGCCGAGTGTCAACTCCACAGGGTCTTTGGCCACTCAGGAGGCCCTTGTGGTGGACTGCTCAGC CTGTCCTTTCCCCATGAGAAGCTACTGCTTATGTCCACAGACCAGGAGGAGCTGTCGCACTGGTACCACAGTCTGACTTTGGCCATCAG CAGCCAGAAGAACTAG
- the CA9 gene encoding carbonic anhydrase 9, producing MAPPCPSPRLALWIPAPAPGPAARLLLFLLLLVPAHPQSLLWMRGVPTAGGDSSGEDEPLGEEDLPSEEDMPGEEDSPGEEDLPGLKTDAGEENSLKSEDLPTVEVPRDTQGPQNNAHRDEKGDGHSHWRYGGAPPWPQVSPACAGRFQSPVDIRPELTAFCPALRPLELLGFELPPRPKLRLCNNGHTVQLSLPSGLKMALGPGQEYRALQLHLHWGAPGRPGSEHTVDGHRFPAEIHVVHLSTAFEEFDEALGRPGGLAVLAAFLQEGPEENSAYELLLSHLGEITEKDSETWVPGLDVSALLPSDLSRYFRYEGSLTTPPCAQGVIWTVFNQTVKLSAKQLHTLSDSLWGPDDSRLQLNFRAAQPLNGRIIEASFPAGVDGSPRTVEPVHLNSCLAAGDILALVFGLLFAVTSIAFLVQMRRQQRHPSETKGSVSYHPAEVTETVA from the exons ATGGCTCCCCCGTGCCCCAGCCCCCGGCTCGCTCTGTGGatccccgcccctgccccaggcccagcTGCGCGATTGCTGCTATTCCTGCTCCTTCTGGTGCCTGCCCATCCCCAGAGCCTGCTCTGGATGCGGGGTGTGCCCACCGCGGGAGGAGATTCATCTGGGGAAGATGAGCCACTCGGTGAGGAGGACCTGCCCAGTGAAGAGGATATGCCTGGAGAGGAGGACTCACCTGGAGAAGAGGATCTACCTGGATTGAAGACGGACGCAGGAGAGGAGAATTCTCTGAAGTCAGAGGATCTGCCGACCGTTGAGGTACCCAGGGACACTCAAGGCCCCCAGAATAACGCCCACAGAGACGAAAAAG GGGATGGCCACAGTCATTGGCGCTATGGAG GCGCTCCGCCGTGGCCCCAGGTGTCCCCAGCCTGCGCTGGCCGCTTTCAATCCCCGGTAGACATCCGCCCGGAGCTCACCGCCTTTTGTCCAGCCCTGCGACCCCTGGAACTCCTTGGCTTTGAGCTCCCGCCACGACCAAAACTGCGCCTGTGCAACAACGGCCACACCG TGCAGCTGAGCCTGCCTTCCGGACTGAAGATGGCCTTGGGTCCCGGGCAGGAGTACCGGGCCCTGCAGTTACATCTGCACTGGGGGGCCCCAGGTCGCCCGGGCTCGGAGCACACGGTTGATGGTCACCGTTTTCCTGCCGAG ATTCACGTGGTTCACCTCAGCACTGCATTTGAGGAATTTGACGAGGCCTTGGGGCGCCCAGGGGGCCTGGCCGTCTTGGCCGCCTTTCTGCAG GAAGGCCCAGAAGAAAACAGTGCCTATGAACTGTTGCTGTCACATTTGGGAGAAATCACTGAGAAAG ACTCTGAGACTTGGGTCCCAGGACTGGATGTATCTGCGCTGCTGCCCTCTGACCTCAGCCGCTACTTCCGATACGAGGGGTCTCTCACCACACCCCCCTGTGCCCAGGGGGTCATCTGGACTGTGTTCAACCAGACAGTAAAGCTGAGCGCTAAGCAG ctccacaccctctctgacTCCCTGTGGGGACCTGACGACTCTCGGCTACAGCTGAACTTCCGAGCCGCGCAGCCTTTGAATGGGCGAATCATTGAGGCCTCCTTCCCCGCTGGCGTGGATGGCAGCCCTAGGACTGTTGAACCAG TCCACCTGAATTCCTGTCTCGCTGCTG gtgACATCCTGGCCCTGGTTTTTGGCCTCCTCTTTGCTGTTACCAGCATCGCCTTCCTTGTGCAAATGAGAAGGCAGCAAAG ACACCCAAGTGAAACCAAAGGGAGTGTTAGCTACCACCCAGCAGAGGTCACAGAGACTGTTGCCTAG
- the CCDC107 gene encoding coiled-coil domain-containing protein 107, which translates to MASAVSLAGTLGLLLVSALPEVLGDRRSPDRRAHPGDAAQVGPGAAEPGRHSPPSKNQRERARSGPLPLGALYTAAAVAFVLYKCLQRGKDEAAVLQEEEGKKDSLQSEQQLAQLTQQLVQTEQHLNSLMAQLDPLFERVTTLAGAQQELLHMRLQTIHQLVQDSKPNKGVEVPEPEASIPFAEDFCIEEDEEEAGDSQAWEEPLNRNTGTRNLAPPRETEPTLRRRCRKSAAQGRSHSPHWREGKTVDGLVKQSLFL; encoded by the exons ATGGCGAGCGCGGTGTCGCTCGCGGGTACGCTGGGGCTGCTACTTGTGTCAGCGCTGCCCGAGGTGCTCGGAGACCGCCGCAGCCCCGACCGCCGGGCCCACCCAG GCGACGCCGCCCAGGTCGGCCCTGGGGCCGCGGAGCCCGGGCGGCACTCGCCGCCGTCCAAGAACCAGCGGGAGCGGGCTCGGTCCGGGCCGCTGCCCTTGGGGGCGCTGTACACCGCGGCCGCCGTGGCTTTTGTGCTGTACAAGTGTTTGCAG CGGGGGAAAGATGAGGCTGCTGTTCTCCAAGAGGAGGAAGGCAAGAAGGATTCATTGCAGTCAG AGCAACAGCTGGCCCAGCTGACACAACAGCTTGTCCAGACAGAGCAACACCTGAACAGTCTGATGGCCCAGCTGGACCCCCTTTTTGAGCG TGTGACTACCCTGGCTGGAGCCCAGCAGGAGCTTCTGCACATGAGGCTACAGACTATCCACCAGCTGGTACAAGACAGCAAACCGAACAAGGGTGTGGAGGTTCCAGaaccag AGGCCAGCATACCCTTTGCCGAGGACTTCTGTATAGAGGAGGATGAGGAAGAGGCTGGTGACAGTCAGGCCTGGGAGGAGCCCCTAAATCGGAACACAGGGACAAGGAACTTAGCTCCTCCCAGGGAAACGGAGCCCACGCTAAGGAGAAGATGCAGGAAGTCTGCAGCACAGGGCCGCAGTCACAGCCCCCattggagagaaggaaaaacagtggATGGTTTAGTAAAACAGAGTCTGTTCCTGTGA
- the ARHGEF39 gene encoding rho guanine nucleotide exchange factor 39 isoform X1 has protein sequence MESPAPGARYPVQEQRARWERKRSCTARELLETERRYQEQLGLVATYFVAILRAKGTLRPPERQALFGPWELIYGASQQLLPYLEGGRWGQGLEGFCNHLELYTQFAANVERSQTILQEQLKKNKHFRRFVRLQEGRPEFAGLQLQDLLPLPLQRLQQYENFAVALAENTSPNSPDHKQLTRAAQLISETAQRVHTIAQKQKNEQHLQRVQALLSGRQAKGLISGRWFLRQGWLLVVPPRGEPRPRMFFLFSDALLMAKPRPPLHLLQSGTFACRALYPMAECQLHRVFGHSGGPCGGLLSQPEELEESYKFQSPGYHGDRSESGYKGISLTKHRLFMV, from the exons ATGGAGAGCCCGGCGCCCGGCGCCCGGTACCCCGTGCAAGAGCAGCGTGCCCGTTGGGAGCGGAAGCGCTCCTGCACTGCGCGGGAGCTGCTGGAGACCGAGCGGCGCTACCAGGAACAGCTGGGGCTGGTGGCCACG TACTTCGTGGCAATTTTGAGAGCCAAAGGCACCCTGCGACCACCGGAGCGCCAGGCCCTCTTTGGGCCCTGGGAACTCATTTACGGCGCCAGCCA ACAGCTGCTTCCTTACCTCGAAGGAGGGCGCTGGGGACAGGGGTTGGAAGGCTTCTGCAACCACCTGGAGCTCTACACCCAATTTGCTGCCAATGTTGAGAGGTCCCAGACCATCCTGCAG GAGCAACTAAAGAAGAACAAACATTTCCGGAGATTTGTGCGACTTCAGGAAGGCCGCCCTGAGTTTGCTGGCCTTCAGCTCCAGGAcctgctccctctgcctctgcAGAGGCTCCAGCA GTATGAGAATTTTGCTGTTGCTTTGGCTGAAAACACAAGTCCCAACAGCCCTGACCACAAACAGCTCACAA GGGCTGCCCAGCTGATAAGTGAGACTGCCCAGAGAGTCCACACCATCGCTCAGAAACAGAAGAATGAACAGCATCTCCAGCGTGTCCAGGCTCTGCTGAGTGGACGGCAAGCAAAGGGACTTATTTCAG GTCGCTGGTTCCTACGCCAGGGATGGCTGTTGGTGGTGCCTCCCCGAGGGGAGCCTCGGCCCCGAAtgttcttcctcttctctgatgCACTCCTCATGGCCAAGCCTCGACCCCCATTGCATCTGCTGCAGAGTGGCACCTTTGCCTGCCGGGCCCTCTACCCCATGGCCGAGTGTCAACTCCACAGGGTCTTTGGCCACTCAGGAGGCCCTTGTGGTGGACTGCTCAGC CAGCCAGAAGAACTAGAGGAATCTTACAAATTCCAGAGTCCAGGATACCATGGGGATAGGTCAGAATCAGGGTACAAAGGAATCTCACTAACAAAACACAGACTCTTCATGGTTTAA